A single genomic interval of Longimicrobiaceae bacterium harbors:
- a CDS encoding exodeoxyribonuclease VII large subunit, with amino-acid sequence ALHLEARSPRRLLEGTEERLRRATDDLHDGMRRRLEDLAAEAADAQAEMDASVHDRLEALEQRLALGAEGLDARSPLRVLARGYAVVSRGEDGRPVRSAAEVGPDDRLRVRLADGELRVRVEETVPEPQAPPEPLAP; translated from the coding sequence GCGCTGCACCTGGAGGCGCGCTCCCCCCGCCGGCTGCTGGAGGGGACCGAGGAGCGCCTCCGCCGCGCCACGGACGACCTGCACGACGGGATGCGCCGCCGCCTGGAAGACCTCGCCGCGGAGGCCGCGGACGCGCAGGCGGAGATGGACGCGTCGGTCCACGACCGCCTGGAGGCGCTGGAGCAGCGCCTCGCCCTGGGCGCGGAGGGGCTGGACGCCCGCTCCCCGCTCCGCGTGCTCGCCCGCGGCTACGCCGTGGTCTCCCGCGGCGAGGACGGCCGCCCAGTCCGCAGCGCCGCCGAGGTGGGCCCGGACGACCGCCTCCGCGTCCGCCTGGCCGACGGAGAGCTCCGGGTCCGCGTGGAAGAGACCGTCCCGGAGCCGCAGGCCCCACCCGAGCCACTCGCACCCTGA